Below is a genomic region from Melitaea cinxia chromosome 20, ilMelCinx1.1, whole genome shotgun sequence.
gttACAGTGTCACACAGTGCCTTGTAACACAGAGCCCCAGAGAggtaaaccaaataaaaaaattcgtagCGTACTTTAGGTTATGTTTACAACAAACTACTTACAAGTAATTTTtagctaaatatacattaaataaaggAAAATTACCATCACTTACCTAAATACAATACCTCcggaaagaaattaaaaactttgaaattattttttcgtcgttttatcacataaaaaccttttttgtttattattttttaaatgcggTACAAACTGCCGCGATGAGAATTGTTTAAAGATGGCTGCTTGGGAGCTTGACAAACGTCTATACCAGCATCATAAAAGTAAAGGACAGGGACGGAGATATATGCATTGTAACACTGTACCCCACCTTACCCTAAGGTACTTCagtagttgatccgatgaacctaattaatataatcggtgcggtcgagtttaaaagaaatatttacatgcttTAAATATTAAGGCACCAACCTCTAAATAAATAGTAGGCATATTTAGGTAAgtactttagattttttttaaatattaaactgttATTACTccctttttagttattaattatctacttaataagaaaaattacaaatttgaagtcagttattttttatttatgttattgtaagtatatttaaCGAGAGCAAgttaacacaagaaaaatattgaaaaaataaaccttgctagattatatacaaacaaaatcaagtcactgtgtggtactcgataacgactcttggcaaCACTATTTTCTTCGTGggtattttcgtttattttatgccttggcgtacagggcacgggaagGGGTTTGATGCGTGGCGCTCATAAAGTTTGGTTTACGGCCGTGCTGTGCAACGAAGACAGAATAGATGTCTCTATTTCtatcacacatatatatatatatatatatatatatatatatatatatatatatatatatatatatatatatatatatatatatgtgttatgtctctttttctatcacacgtaacacatttatatttttaaatataaccaattacaatgaagaaCATCACTCAATATAACGAATTACAATGAAGTGTCACCGCCGCACCACGTGACCGGACACAGCGATAGCAGTGGCATACAGCGGCGTTGACGCGTacgaaaagttatgacattatCATTATCGTACTACTTGTATAATCTTtcaccattgaaattgggctCAGTTTCATGACCTGTATATAAGATGCTTAGTTTGAGATGGAAATTGCCATTGGAATGAAACAAGAAgcttataatgttttatataagctTCTTGGAATGAGACGACTACGTTTGATCAATCACcagattattttctttttcagaacTCTGTTATTAAACTTGGATCTTGCAGTGCAAATATAGAACAAATTTCACGACTAATCTTAAGTATGAAATTCGGAAGTTCAGTGTCATCAACTTTCTCATATAAAGGATAGCCCATTAATTACGTGAtgattttcaacaatttttgaCCTCTCCCCACCCTCCTTGgtgatatttaaataaccagtaaaagttatatttatttatgccgTACTTCGTAGTTACAAAACGTAATTAACCAGCCGTATTGACAgccggtttaacgtgctctccgaggcacggtggggagatccacaaggactgcacaaacacccagaccacggcaaacacctgcatggccaatacaaatatttgcaatgtgcggggatcgaacccgcaaccgtcagcgcaagcCACAAgtcagtgttgtgaccgttgcgtcaacgcgttgtcgaaaaaaaacttatattaataaCGCAAATATGTACACGATTTTTcaaatacttaatataaaaatcaaaaattggtGACTCGTTAGCGTTGCATAATCACGAGAATCAGCCTgacattcaattttttatattttatcatttgtgaaaaaaaattttaagtgcaTATTAAAATCCACACcatagaaataagaaaaaaaaaactaaaacctgcgacgtatattatttttattatcaacatTATACAGATGTTATGGCtttgtattcaaatatttttataatgataatatattaacaaattattttacatcCACTTTATGAAAATGTACAATTTGTTATAgatcttataaaatattcatgcAAATTGATAACAATATTCCAGTATCTTCCGGCTGCTGGCGAGATTGGTATCAACTTAAGTCAATTTTAACACTTACAAAATAATCAATTGCTCCTATGCACGCATTGTACATTCATTACAAAATGAGGCGCCATGTAGCAACAAGGTTTAGTAATACTCGTTTCACTGACCAGTAAAGATTTTACTCACGGTCAAAGTGTTACATTAAGGACGCTAGagcaattttcttttaattaaactttatgcTTTGCATTACcactctaaaaaaaaaaaaaaaaaaaattacgtcgtaacaaaatttaaatattttagaaaaaaaaaaattaaatcgtatATAAAAGTGGACTTCTCGATACAAGTATAAATAGACCGTAGTTATGTAGTTCAtaagataaaatcaaaaatctaaATACATGAAAGACAACTGACTAAATGGtaccttttaatattttaaataaatgatattttaatattggccTTTTATGCAATGATTTTAAAAAGCTTATTACAAGTGGCCtattaaaatctaattattaCTGATTTCTAACCATTCTTCGGTGCTGACTATATTACtttctaatgtatttattaatggAAAGGCGTGCTATTAAAATGTAAGTAGCACCGCATAGTTTACTATTACCTAGTTTTATgcatattaaatatcaaatttaaatacttcacgatgtatttatattgtatgtatttttataacttgaAGTTTAAATCAAGCGTAGAAGTagcaaaaagttattataaaatattataaataataatatttacatgagAATTTCGTGCACTATTTTAACGTTTGAAAAATCACAATATACACACTGCAACGTCATTCGAGgtcgtatataattatttacaggatgacggtaaaaaaatacaaatacaaaaattaatcttGTGAagggtaataaataaatactttcgtTGTCAATATCTTTGTAACTCGGACGATCTAGTTGTACTCGCTTTTGTAGTATATACAACTATATCTAGGCCCAAACTGTCTCCCATTTTCATACGAATGAGGCCCAAGTGAGATTAACAATTTgctaaaaagaaaacaaattttcaacttaatatattagtttttaatatgatatcGTATCCAAATTAAAAGTTAGTCGTCTAGGTTAatcaacatatatttaaatatgcttAAAGTCCTAGAATAATGTCATTTTTtacgtgtattttatttaatacataaaaaaaaagtttacgttCGCACAGTATACAAAAATAGTCAGTTTTGTTACGAGGACATCTTCGGTTATAAAAACTCATAACATGAGGTGATACAATTGTGTAATTTTCTGCCGACTTTGAAAAGTTAACCACATAATAAGCAGAGTTAAAATAGTAGTGGATCGTTACTtacatttgaaagaaaaaacaaatgttCGGGACGACGATCTCTCAAGTAGTATACGAAGTGTAAGTGAATGATTACAGAGAAGGAGCCGAGCACGAGCAGACCGGCGCTAGAAGATGTCGGGGCAGGCGGCCCAGTCGGCGCGGCGCTTGGCGTCCCAGTAGCGGTGCGTGTAGAGGTGGCGCAGGTGCGGCTGGCCGGGCGCGGCCTGGCGCGCGAACCAGGCGGGCGCGCGCGGCGGGGGCGGGGCCAgcccgcgcgccgccgcgcgctCCGCCTCCGCCTCCAGctcgcggcgcgcggcgcgctgcTTCTCCTCCAGGCGCAGCTTCTCCGCGTTGGCCTCGTCCCACAGCCCCTCCTCCATGAGCCGCTGGTCGGGCCGCAGCCGCGAGTCGGTGGGCGCCACGCCCTCCTCGGGCTCGTTCAGCTGCGCCGCCAGCACCGTGAAGTTGTAGAACCTGGGCCGAGCGCGGGCGTCAGTGTCGATTTAAGGTAAACGATACATTATAATAGTTCGAAATTCGACCGAAATGGCGCTTATATCGCAAGAGGTATGATGTGAAGTGAGTGATTATAGGGAATGTGAATTGTGCCGTTTACCTACTCGAATCGTAGTTGAATATAATTTGATAAGCGTAACCAAAAAAGTTACTCTAAGAAGACgttaaaaatcaacaaattaTTGTGAATTATAAAAAGCTTTTGCAAATAAATATAGTGACAATTGTGATAAAAAATGGAAAAGAGAAAATGTTTCATTCTGCATGTACCTAATTCTCCTTATTACACGCCTCTCAAGAGATTTTGCTTTATTCTTACGAAATGAAAAGTACGGGAAGCGCGATAACACGCGAGCCACTtgacaaaataacatttttgtttattatgtcAAGAAACTTAACTTAAAAGCCTATTGAATATAAagactaaaaaattatttatttaaggctAAAAAATTCTTCTTTGAGCTAGTAACTTAATTGTTAAATGTACAAAACTaagttacaaattttatttttacgagtGATAAACGCAATAAtcaattattatctaataaatacaaCTTGGAGCAGTGCACTTttgatttttcaaatttttctattttagcaCCTCTTTTGAAAACAACATTCAACATTCATTCGTCAAAACATTCGTGCTACAGTGGCACCTGCTATTTAATGACTTTGATACACATTGACAGTGTTTCTTACTTCTTCATTCCTTGTGAGAGTTATAGTAGAGTGATTTCAAAAGTGGTATAAATGACGAAGACGACGGGTCCGAAGAGAGCCAAAGTAGTATCTTTATTTGTACCAATTAATGACTTTACGGtactgtttttatataaatgtaaaaatatatacattattagcacacacacacacacacaaacaaataatttatccCAAATATGGAGACCTCGGTAAGCAATTAGTTGTGGACATAGGGCTCAGCAATTAGTTGTGGACATAGGGCTCAGAGAACTCGGAGGTCCCGAAGCATACGTACTTGTCGGCGTCGGGCGGGGCGGGCACGCGCTCCCAGGCGGCCACGAACTTGCCCGTCTTGCACACCGTGTTGTCGGGCGACGCCGACGTCACGGGCGCCACCTCCACGCGCGAGTCCCAGTGGCCCTGCAGCACGTAGCGCGGCTGCAAGCGCCAAGGTTTACTCAGACTTTCCCATGTAGCAGAAGGATCGGGTATTCATGATagcgaccgggaccgacggcttcacgtgctctccgaggcacgatggggagactcacaagaacagacatccaaaccgaaaaaaaaaaatttatacaaatacaaatatccattccgagcgggaatcgaatccgcaagcCGTCGGTCTTTTAGCCGTCTACCtcgcactactacaccagagcgttCGTCAGtcgtttgtaatttttatatatttaacaatttattatacatacagtTACATGAACCATTCTTGTATATACCCAACCGTTTTGTACTCGGCGAGTACGACACTCTTAATAATATAGTTAAGTTTTTAGAAGTATGGAGTAGTGTAGTAATTGTCGtctagggcacagcaagaaatattttgctcaaaatctggagcagcccgattggggaagtatctcgacttTACGTTAAATCagagctaaataacactgctttcatgCTGGTTGTGCTGAGTAAGGCTTCTGGGGGAGATTGAGagtacgatgcttctggtgtttcaggcgtctataatCTACAATTCTACAGTAATCGCATGCTAAAATCAGTACTAATTGAATAAAGTATTGCACAGGTGCCGGCACCAGTGTCGCGCGGGCGGAGCACTCACCACGCCCTGCGGGTCCTTGATGACGCCGGTGACCTTGCGCTGCGCGTCCTTGCTGAAGTACCCGTAGGGCAGGTACTTGAGGTGCGCCACGTAGCCGGCCGCCGGGCCCGCCTCGCCCACGATGTCCATGTCACCGTGGTTGTCCACCCACAGCTTGCCGACGATTATGTTATGCACTGTCGTCGTCACCTGGAAACGTACAAATTAGCATTTAGCTGTgacaaaaaatcttaaaaaaaatattcaaatcgaATCAGAATTGACAAGATAAATGGCAGCAAGTAAGCGTTTCTCTTGTCCAACCACGCAGACCTTTAAGCCCACGTGAACGATTTATCAAGACACATCATACACGTAACGTCACGGTACCTTGGTCCAGCGGTAGCGCACACTGCCGTGGGCGGCGCATTCGCACCTGAGTCACTCACCGCTCTCCGTACGGGACGAAGGAATCTCGAACTTTGACATCGTCAGTCGTTGGATTTCCTTCGTCTTTCACGCGCGTGTGTCTCTCCCGCTTCGTCGACTCTACCCTGAAAGACTTTCGGAGGGTAGGGGGTAGGGGGTGTAGGGCGAGCTACCTTCCTCCACGTGTACTTGTTGCCCGAGCTAGTGAACTGCGCGAAGGCGCCGCCCAGGGGTATGACCTGCAGGTACTTCCCCCTGAACTTGGTGGTCATGGTGAACTCCTGCCAGCACTGCCAGCCGGCCGCGCCCTCGCAGAACTGAGCCACCATCGGCGGGTGGTGGGATACCTGACcggaaaattttgaattttgtaaaGTAACACTTTATTTAGGGACaagactttattatttaaaaaatttaattaacgtTGGAAGAAATCATTGAATGTGCCAGGACATAATGAATAAGGCGAGGGAAGTAGAAAGAATACAGACAGGGCTTGGCAAGTGCTGGAAAGAACACTGATTGAGGGAATTTATGAGGCAGGAAAAGGCtctgaaatttataaataataattagtcgCTGAAAGGGCTTCTTAATTTGAAAACTTAATATAATCTATGTGTACAAGTTGCGTTAGTTACTTTATAGACCAGGGTAGTAATTTTTAAGACCAAACACATTTTGAAGAGGATCAAACCTCTTACAACAGTCAGAATGaatcaaaatataacaaaaaaaacataattcgCAACATACAGAAAAGCATACAGAAGCGCATAcagaaaagaaatttaattggAAGTTGGTTTTATGCCTTAGAATTTCAAGCATCTTTGTTATGCAAGTTAGTGTGTGGGAGAAAGAAGCAATTTGAAATGGAACAAAACATAAGATATTTTTGGTTGTGGAGTATGTTATAAAGGaaagaaaggatgtgcataATCACGGTGAAGTGGGAGCCTTTAAGTTAAGTACGAATATGggaaacatatacatacactttTTCTAATAATATCTACAAAATACATACCTGTTCCGATATAGAACGCCACCCTAGGTCAGACATGCGGTCACACTCGTACGTCTCCCCCAGGAGCGGGTTGAATGGTTTGGTTGTCCTGAAagttgattaaataataaaggttCAACATAAATACACATTAGACATAACAAGCCATTTACTAAATGTATGCAAAGATTATTCATAATGTAGTAATGAAATGCTCTTCGCCACCGGGTCAGTAGGGCAATTGGTAGTCCGACGTGACCGCCGTTCGACTGATTGTTTCTTTGGAACAATCACAATGACAATTGACGAAATGATTTGATTTCTAATGGAACATTATTCACACTAATATATCTACACTGGAGCTCGTACCTGCAGGCCGTGGTGGCGTAGGCGGACACGGTGAAGGCGGCGACGTAGGCGAGCTGCTGCGCGGGGTCGCCGCACGCGGCCGCCTGGTCCAGCACCGACGAGTACTCGTAGTCCTCCGTCAGCCGCTGCAGCATCGACAGCGGCTCGCTGAAGTTCACCGGGATGGGGATCTTCGATAGCTCCTTGCCTGCGAGCGGTGCACTTTGTTACTTCCACGTACCATTTCAAAACGCATTTCATACTCATCAGTTCTTTAATTTACaaccgacttgaaaaaaaaggaCGGTACTCAACATTTGcacattgtattatacctcaactttttacttggtgtaccgatttcgatgaatcttttttaatcgaaatctggtgctagtcatgtggtcccatttaaatttgatcgatttTGATTTGATCccatttgaattttttgtttactagcAAACACAAGTAATGAGTAATCACAATAAACCGGGCCCACAGATAGCCTGATAAGACATAGCGCAACATTGGAGGCCGGTACCGATGCAGTTCTTCATGATGGACCACAGCGACAGCGGGTAGTTGGGCTTGTCGGGCACGCGCGTGCGGCGCGGCCGGCCGTTCAGCGTGCCCGTCACCTGCGACACGTGCGGCTGCAACACACACATCATTATAATAGCTGACCCATCGAAGCGTTGCTGTGGCTCGGTTATtacatatagattatatattagatattatagattggatacattttttactaattctttttttacaaatttttctaaaaaaattaataatagattCATTCATATGCAAAATTGTTCGTGATATGATTGGtcaattctatattcaaaagcGACATCTATGAATTgaaatagaaatacggcgccatctaccggatatctgtgcaacttagatgccaaaccgccatctattaggaaTTAATAGAACTAACTGATAAATACACCCTAAAGTCGTATGATAAACATTtcatttgcaataacaaatattgagatcaataattgagataaaaagtaCCATAtctaaaactattcaaaaatatcctgtatatttactatattttttatattcattttgcggagctctatatttcgacattaactgcgaatgtcttgttcacgagacttgTGAAAGTGTGCGAGGTTCAATGTTATTGCTTAAAACATTCAATCCTAAATACCTAATCCCAATTAACTTGTGGCTAATCCTTATTATGTAAtcaatttcaaattgttttcCTTTTTCCtcgaatatatataaatgtaaatataaataatttaagttttgactacattttaataatccacatacacacacatacatacacagcGATAAAACATAAGAAAAACGATATATAAATCTAGGTGATAACAGAAACATTAAGAAAGATTAAAGGATATGAATCAAGTGAGATATTAACAATAAAGGTAATAATGCACAGattaatcaatataaataatctgTCAATGACCTTTAATGTTATCTATTTTAACAACTACAATGTTGCAATCTTTAAAAAGTtgcacatatttatttattgacacataattacatttttttaataaacgctTCTCAATagccagtaggattttctcctgtgtcggggttcCGGCAAACACGCAtaatacacatgcacaaacacccagaccacgacaaatatctatatgttgaaaataaatgtttgtcatgcggatatcgaacccgcgaccgctgaCGCATATAGTGCTGcgaccactgcgccaacgcgttatCATTGTATACACTATATCCTTATATGATATAGTATATTAGTAAACCATGTTTAGTATATATAATTTCACAAGATAtgttatttataagatattctattaaatcaataaaaaaaagaaatagtttgGCTACAAGATAGGTTTAGAACTGAAATCAGACTTAACTTTGTATATAGCTGAGGAATTATGTGACGTAtatgtgatttaatttaaatactttttgttttatgatTGTATTGTATCAAAACATTCAAGGTTATTTCAACTGTCagttgattaataaaaaaaaaaaccaaattattaGTTTTAGGTAATTTGTCCTAAATGAAGCAAGCGTGTTGAATGTTAATTGGTGTATGTTAATGAGACTATTTTTCTTTTGACCTTCAAATCATTAACCACGGCTAGCTGTTCTCATATGAAAATATTCCTAATCGCTTGCCTACGAAATTTTACATAGTAATTACAAATCAAAGGTCCACCTGATGCATACCATATAATACTA
It encodes:
- the LOC123663153 gene encoding oxysterol-binding protein 1 — encoded protein: MSDAIVPKGQPVPGDPEKKGWLFKWTNYLKGYQRRWFVLSNGLLSYYRNQAEMAHTCRGTISLLGALIHTADSCTFVISNGGTQTFHIRAHDEVERQSWVTALELAKAKAIRAQESDDDEEQMASGPTPGGGTEGESEDAGGIARELAARFHDLRTCSELVARHGAALQRSLVDLEIPPTDTTKQVSERATLFRISCNAMMNACSEFMSAASASSARMSRALQHEREQKTRLQEVVEQLARQHDNLEKTVTARSTPHAGGNGSGQGNDTEDEDHEFFDAMEEEVSSAMEDKTSFVIKVPVNRKNKVKSGESSDESEGETVTETQQVIFVEDKERAENTMGGAEAATISKSEDNKDQQDIKIWPHVSQVTGTLNGRPRRTRVPDKPNYPLSLWSIMKNCIGKELSKIPIPVNFSEPLSMLQRLTEDYEYSSVLDQAAACGDPAQQLAYVAAFTVSAYATTACRTTKPFNPLLGETYECDRMSDLGWRSISEQVSHHPPMVAQFCEGAAGWQCWQEFTMTTKFRGKYLQVIPLGGAFAQFTSSGNKYTWRKVTTTVHNIIVGKLWVDNHGDMDIVGEAGPAAGYVAHLKYLPYGYFSKDAQRKVTGVIKDPQGVPRYVLQGHWDSRVEVAPVTSASPDNTVCKTGKFVAAWERVPAPPDADKFYNFTVLAAQLNEPEEGVAPTDSRLRPDQRLMEEGLWDEANAEKLRLEEKQRAARRELEAEAERAAARGLAPPPPRAPAWFARQAAPGQPHLRHLYTHRYWDAKRRADWAACPDIF